A single genomic interval of Megalobrama amblycephala isolate DHTTF-2021 linkage group LG15, ASM1881202v1, whole genome shotgun sequence harbors:
- the gas8 gene encoding dynein regulatory complex subunit 4 isoform X3 — translation MQKLRQEEDLRRKTEIHEIEERKNSHINMLMKNHEKSFRDIRNYFNDIVYKNLDFITSLKEELKDMKRKEEKRNKEMAEVVEQNKELRESPQKAKEEVAELQKKLANYEKDKSALTRTRARLKISDRELKELKWEHEVLEQRFTKVQLERDELYMKFTKAILEVQQKSGFKNLLLECKLSALTDTLEKKEAQLSEVLSVSNLDPTTLSVVTHKLEEVLESKNHTITDLQYEVSRVCKAYNDLLKTSKAKLREFGIHVEELGFKPLESIVGQSLGQGSAALVSAPN, via the exons ATGCAGAAGCTGCGTCAGGAGGAAGATCTAAGACGTAAGACAGAGATTCATGAGATTGAGGAACGAAAGAACAGCCACATCAACATGCTGATGAAGAACCATGAGAAATCTTTCAGAGACATCAGAAACTACTTCAATGACATAGTCTACAAGAATCTGGACTTTATCACTTCACTCAAG GAAGAGTTAAAGGACATGAAAAGAAAGGAggagaaaagaaataaagagaTGGCGGAAGTGGTGGAGCAGAATAAGGAGCTTAGAGAGTCTCCACAAAAGGCCAAAGAGGAAGTTGCAGAGCTTCAGAAAAAGCTTGCCAACTATGAGAAGGACAAGAGTGCTCTAACT AGAACAAGAGCTCGTCTCAAAATATCTGACAGAGAATTGAAGGAGCTTAAGTGGGAGCATGAAGTGTTGGAGCAGAGATTTACTAAG GTTCAGTTGGAGCGGGATGAGTTATATATGAAGTTCACAAAAGCTATCCTAGAGGTTCAGCAGAAGAGTGGCTTCAAAAACCTGCTGCTGGAGTGCAAATTGAGCGCACTCACTGACACGCTGGAGAAGAAGGAAGCCCAGCTCAGTGAGGTGCTGTCTGTTTCCAACCTGGACCCTACCACCCTCAGTGTGGTCACCCATAAACTGGAG gaAGTTTTGGAGTCCAAAAACCATACTATTACAGACTTACAGTATGAAGTGTCACGCGTTTGCAAG GCCTATAATGACCTGCTGAAGACTTCTAAAGCAAAGCTGCGGGAATTTGGGATCCATGTGGAAGAACTCGGGTTTAAGCCACTCGAAAGTATTGTTGGACAGAGTCTTGGTCAGGGCTCTGCTGCCCTAGTTTCTGCTCCAAATTAG